In Haematobia irritans isolate KBUSLIRL chromosome 1, ASM5000362v1, whole genome shotgun sequence, a genomic segment contains:
- the LOC142223607 gene encoding uncharacterized protein LOC142223607, which translates to MKQSANTGNMHKVCASINNIGYNNIRNTDIIKYSDGKVLTSPASQHSRWQEYYIEEQRILDNSTWQRQRLDISIKPPMTAEIETTLLQLKNGKSARPDNIPAELLPTNNRTKLHNQARLVLTRITPVVENILRKEYTGFRKGKSCSDHINILRVNIEQSRELNSLLYLLFVDFECALDTSAIEALWETLAEKCFPDKIIVLIRLYNASETVQRYRKPAFQLDGAA; encoded by the exons ATGAAGCAATCAGCAAATACAGGAAACATGCATAAGGTCTGCGCATCCATAAATAATATTGGATATAACAACATCAGAAATACGGACATAATTAAATACAGTGATGGCAAAGTTCTAACATCGCCTGCGTCACAACACAGTCGATGGCAGGAATACTATATTGAAGAACAGCGAATCCTCGACAACAGTACATGGCAACGTCAACGCCTGGACATTTCAATCAAGCCTCCAATGACTGcggaaatcgaaacaacgttacTACAGCTCAAAAATGGGAAATCCGCAAGGCCTGACAATATCCCTGCCGAGCTACTGCCGA CAAATAACCGTACTAAACTCCATAACCAAGCTAGACTAGTACTTACCCGCATCACCCCCGTCGTGGAAAATATACTTCGAAAGGAATATACAGGTTTCAGAAAGGGTAAATCTTGCTCGGACCACATAAACATCCTGCGGGTTAACATAGAACAATCAAGAGAGTTGAATTCCCTACTTTATCTCCTGTTTGTCGACTTCGAATGCGCATTAGACACATCAGCAATAGAGGCACTCTGGGAAACACTAGCGGAAAAGTGTTTCCCAGATAAAATAATAGTACTTATTCGCCTCTATAACGCTTCTGAGACGGTGCAACGATACCGAAAGCCTGCCTTTCAGTTAGATGGGGCTGCATGA